One window of Mucilaginibacter inviolabilis genomic DNA carries:
- a CDS encoding TetR family transcriptional regulator, which translates to MGRKSLKEDQQKRIIEAFYQIAKNEGIENTSFGKVAKELDMHPSLVVHYFSTKEEMLLGLIDFIISNYEKIYIPENEDVDPLNRLVEVLNNIFSRKWDNYIDDSIFYNCFALIFRNPLIKFKFKEMHLLLREWLKNLIQECMDKKLIECADAELASDLIFVISDGAYYFLSMLDDQVDYEKHAKKYKIEAFKILGLNSKLTL; encoded by the coding sequence ATGGGTAGAAAAAGTTTAAAAGAAGATCAGCAAAAAAGAATAATCGAAGCTTTTTATCAAATCGCTAAAAACGAAGGAATTGAAAACACCTCATTTGGTAAAGTGGCAAAAGAATTGGATATGCATCCAAGCCTGGTGGTACATTATTTTTCCACTAAGGAGGAGATGCTGCTGGGATTGATCGATTTTATTATTAGTAATTACGAAAAAATATATATTCCTGAGAATGAGGATGTCGATCCTTTGAACCGGCTGGTAGAAGTTTTAAATAACATCTTTTCAAGAAAATGGGATAATTATATAGATGACAGCATATTTTATAATTGCTTTGCGCTCATATTCAGAAATCCGCTGATCAAGTTTAAATTTAAAGAAATGCATCTCCTGCTAAGAGAATGGCTTAAAAATTTAATCCAGGAGTGTATGGATAAGAAATTAATAGAATGTGCCGACGCAGAACTTGCATCTGATTTGATTTTTGTGATCTCGGATGGAGCCTATTATTTTTTGAGTATGCTTGATGACCAGGTTGACTACGAAAAGCATGCAAAAAAATATAAAATTGAAGCGTTTAAAATATTAGGCCTGAATTCCAAATTAACGCTATAA
- a CDS encoding CBU_0592 family membrane protein, with the protein MCFGNIDMIYQGMGWLGTLLFLISYYLLVTKKWRLSSYAFHISNLLGGILLGINTYVDHSYPAAFINIAWALIAFYGMYNDKWRKQGRPHSTDNQ; encoded by the coding sequence ATGTGCTTCGGTAATATCGATATGATCTACCAGGGCATGGGATGGCTCGGGACATTACTGTTCCTGATATCCTATTATTTGCTTGTTACCAAAAAGTGGAGGCTTTCATCCTATGCTTTTCATATTTCTAATCTGTTAGGCGGCATCCTGCTGGGCATAAATACTTACGTTGATCATTCTTATCCTGCTGCTTTCATCAACATTGCCTGGGCCCTTATCGCATTTTATGGGATGTATAACGATAAATGGAGGAAACAAGGTAGACCTCACAGTACTGATAATCAATAA
- a CDS encoding SusC/RagA family TonB-linked outer membrane protein, with the protein MQKKIDPRFEISWIYKTFIVGVATVAICATTANANNAPASLPRRGNLMRKDAIGNQQVLNLSHSISVPAEIIRGHVTDQKNLPLPGVSILVKGTNTGTTTNQEGDFSIKAKTGDILILKFMGFKSQEVTVTDNKKYQITLQDDAKGLSEVVVTALGVKKEKAKLGYAVQEVKGEDLVKAREPNVFSNLTGRVAGLTVQSSTDLFQSPTITLRGRQPLIVIDGIPDQSADIWKVNADDIENMTVLKGANASALYGSIGQNGAIMITTKRGKGKDLSIEINSSTELQPSFIRIPKVQTEYGDGFKGQYSYVDGSGGGPEGGGWIWGPKLDQKDPSTKSGFVELPQYDSPIDPQTGKRIPTPWISRGKDNVQDFFRTGVISSNNISITKSSDKGAFRASVSNVYQVGIVPNTDLNNTSFNLSGNYNLSDNLTADARITFNKQYTKNFPEVGYGPTNYLYNLILWTGADVSVKDLRNYWAPGQVGLQQRNYNNSYYNNPYFQAYEYLRGYDKNNTYGSLNLNYKISPDFSIQFRNGMNSYGLNRTYDEPKSYIGYGNKSRGNFTVSNDNFFDITSDLIADFNHTFSEKFKLHAQVGGSNYYRNDKYGSAATDGLTIPGFYNLSNSTNPVTATNALEERRTSSVYGVLDLEYLNAIYLTATGRNDFISTLPTQNNSFFYPSFGSSVIISQLTKLPDWFSLLKARGSWSQVSSATLNDNAYTYSYLPTYSKGYTWNNIPSLSYGSSILNANLHPQTSNSWEVGVDTKFFNNRIGLEATYYQTSDFNNIFSIPISNTSGFNSQLVNGNTYKRKGLELVLTATPVKIPGFRWDVAANFSTYHRYLTGIYNNAPTLNNLKAGDRVDKIYTSVYQKDPSGNIIYGSNGFPLDDTFPRSVGYGDPDFTYGLENSFTYKQFSLKVLVDGRVGGLMYSTTNQKMWWGGTNMGTLNHYRDEANAGKATYVGQGVVVTSGSVTYDSNGNITSDTRKFAPNTKAVNYIDYMTNTSNSANTNYNYYSQTFLKIREISFTWQVPGKWLKSSFVKGLNLSAVGRNLFLFAKIPNVDPDTGVDNLQTPSTRTIGFNANIKF; encoded by the coding sequence ATGCAAAAAAAAATTGACCCACGTTTTGAAATATCATGGATTTACAAAACATTTATTGTTGGCGTAGCCACAGTAGCCATTTGCGCTACTACGGCCAACGCTAATAATGCTCCTGCATCACTACCCCGACGCGGTAATCTAATGCGCAAAGATGCCATTGGAAATCAACAGGTATTAAATTTAAGCCACTCAATATCAGTGCCTGCTGAAATTATCAGGGGACATGTAACCGATCAAAAAAATCTTCCTCTTCCGGGTGTGTCTATCCTGGTAAAAGGAACTAACACGGGTACCACAACCAACCAGGAGGGCGATTTTTCGATCAAGGCCAAAACTGGTGATATCCTGATCTTAAAATTCATGGGCTTCAAAAGCCAGGAAGTAACCGTAACAGATAACAAGAAATATCAGATCACGCTTCAGGATGATGCCAAAGGTTTATCAGAAGTAGTTGTTACAGCACTCGGTGTTAAAAAAGAAAAAGCAAAGCTTGGGTATGCCGTTCAGGAGGTAAAAGGCGAAGATCTGGTTAAAGCACGGGAACCTAACGTTTTTTCCAATTTAACAGGCCGCGTTGCCGGTTTAACCGTTCAAAGCTCTACAGATCTGTTCCAGAGCCCAACTATCACTCTTCGTGGCCGGCAACCATTGATCGTAATTGATGGTATTCCGGATCAATCGGCCGATATCTGGAAGGTTAATGCTGACGATATCGAAAATATGACCGTATTGAAAGGTGCCAACGCATCTGCCTTGTATGGCTCTATCGGTCAAAACGGCGCTATCATGATCACAACCAAACGGGGTAAAGGTAAAGACCTGAGCATCGAGATCAATTCATCCACAGAACTGCAACCCAGCTTTATCAGAATACCCAAGGTGCAAACCGAGTATGGTGATGGCTTTAAAGGCCAATATAGCTATGTAGATGGCTCCGGTGGTGGTCCTGAAGGTGGTGGCTGGATCTGGGGTCCAAAATTGGATCAGAAAGATCCATCAACCAAAAGCGGCTTTGTTGAATTACCGCAATATGATAGCCCTATCGATCCGCAAACAGGTAAAAGAATACCTACACCGTGGATATCGAGAGGTAAAGATAATGTCCAGGACTTTTTCAGAACGGGCGTTATTTCATCCAATAACATCAGCATCACCAAAAGTTCAGATAAAGGAGCTTTCCGTGCTTCGGTTTCAAACGTTTACCAGGTTGGTATTGTGCCTAATACCGATTTGAATAATACATCCTTCAACCTGTCTGGCAATTATAACCTGTCTGACAACCTTACTGCAGACGCCCGTATAACCTTCAATAAACAATACACGAAGAACTTTCCCGAGGTTGGTTATGGTCCTACCAACTATTTATACAACCTCATCTTATGGACCGGTGCAGATGTTAGCGTAAAGGATTTGCGTAATTACTGGGCTCCGGGACAGGTAGGCTTGCAACAGCGCAATTATAATAACTCTTATTACAATAACCCTTATTTCCAGGCATATGAGTACTTAAGAGGGTATGATAAAAACAATACCTACGGGTCATTGAACCTGAATTACAAGATCAGCCCTGACTTTAGTATTCAGTTCAGAAACGGGATGAATTCTTACGGACTGAACAGGACTTATGATGAACCAAAAAGCTACATCGGTTATGGTAATAAATCAAGGGGTAACTTCACGGTTTCGAATGACAATTTCTTTGATATTACTTCAGATCTGATAGCCGACTTTAACCATACCTTTTCAGAAAAATTCAAATTGCATGCGCAGGTAGGCGGTTCAAATTATTATCGTAACGATAAATATGGCAGCGCGGCAACAGATGGTTTAACTATTCCCGGATTTTACAATTTAAGTAACTCAACCAACCCGGTTACTGCTACAAATGCCCTGGAAGAAAGACGCACCAGCAGCGTTTACGGTGTTTTGGATCTGGAATATCTGAATGCTATTTACCTGACCGCAACCGGCCGTAATGACTTTATTTCGACTTTACCTACTCAAAATAACAGCTTCTTTTATCCCTCATTTGGGTCGTCTGTAATAATTTCTCAGTTAACCAAACTACCAGATTGGTTTAGCCTGTTAAAAGCGCGTGGATCATGGTCGCAAGTTTCCAGTGCAACTTTAAATGATAACGCCTATACGTACAGCTATTTGCCAACCTATTCAAAAGGCTATACCTGGAACAACATTCCTTCGCTTTCCTATGGTTCATCGATATTGAATGCGAATCTGCATCCCCAAACTTCCAACAGTTGGGAAGTTGGTGTTGATACCAAATTTTTTAACAACCGTATCGGATTGGAAGCCACCTACTACCAGACCAGTGATTTTAACAATATTTTCTCCATTCCAATTTCCAACACCAGCGGTTTCAATTCACAACTGGTTAACGGAAATACCTACAAACGCAAAGGTTTAGAGCTTGTGTTAACAGCCACTCCGGTAAAAATTCCCGGATTTCGTTGGGATGTTGCCGCTAACTTCAGCACCTACCACCGTTATTTAACCGGTATATATAATAATGCACCAACCCTCAATAACCTGAAAGCTGGCGACCGCGTTGATAAGATCTACACCAGCGTATATCAAAAAGATCCAAGCGGCAATATTATTTATGGCAGCAACGGTTTCCCGTTAGATGATACTTTCCCAAGATCGGTAGGCTATGGTGATCCCGATTTTACCTATGGTTTAGAGAATAGCTTTACTTATAAGCAGTTCAGTCTGAAAGTATTGGTAGACGGACGCGTTGGTGGCTTAATGTATTCAACTACCAACCAGAAAATGTGGTGGGGTGGCACCAATATGGGTACACTCAACCATTACCGTGATGAAGCCAATGCAGGCAAGGCTACTTATGTAGGGCAAGGTGTGGTAGTAACATCAGGATCTGTTACTTATGATTCAAATGGCAACATTACCAGCGACACCCGGAAATTTGCGCCAAACACCAAGGCGGTCAACTATATCGATTACATGACCAATACCAGTAATTCGGCCAATACCAACTACAACTATTATTCACAAACATTTTTAAAGATCCGCGAGATCAGCTTTACCTGGCAGGTGCCCGGCAAATGGCTCAAAAGCTCCTTTGTTAAAGGACTTAACCTGTCTGCCGTTGGCCGCAACCTGTTCCTGTTTGCAAAAATTCCGAACGTAGATCCGGATACTGGTGTTGATAATCTTCAAACGCCGTCAACCCGCACCATAGGTTTTAATGCTAATATTAAATTTTAA
- a CDS encoding SusD/RagB family nutrient-binding outer membrane lipoprotein has translation MKKIFLALLALVALGAPGCKKFSEFQTDPNKSTTATPDLLLNTVEQSAFQSTSLNVALAIRQMAVTESASNYQYYGWTRGDFSNYNNLRQVIKMEQSAATINKPEYLPLSKFFRAWYFLQLTQNFGDIPYSQALQGEQNQTTPVYDKQESIYLAILDDLKAANGLITSGTPSVQGDIIYGGNMQQWKKAINTLSLRVLMSLSIKANNTTYNFKQRFADIVNNPAQYPIFGSNADNAQLKFYDLDNDRYPYYNDNSIQTAYYMEETFVDMLKQLKDPRLFSFAQKAPNHSSAADNDFTAYGGIKGSDPVDVNAKRQVSGEISRINPRFYSNPTNEPSIAMGYGELQFILAEAAARGWISGSANSYYQNGIQASMSFYGIDQAGINSYLAQAAVQLSGADNIQKIITQKYIASFMNSGWQPFFENRRTSFPTFDVSGDGVLNNKRVPKRFLYPQTELQLNQQNVNDAIKRQFPGGDDINATTWIIQP, from the coding sequence ATGAAAAAGATATTTTTAGCACTGCTGGCCCTGGTGGCTTTAGGTGCCCCCGGATGTAAAAAGTTTAGCGAGTTTCAAACAGATCCTAACAAATCAACAACCGCTACACCCGACTTGCTTTTAAATACCGTTGAACAAAGCGCGTTTCAGTCAACCAGCCTGAACGTTGCCTTAGCAATAAGGCAGATGGCGGTTACGGAATCGGCCTCTAATTATCAATATTATGGCTGGACTCGTGGCGATTTTTCTAATTATAATAATCTTCGCCAGGTAATAAAAATGGAGCAGTCGGCTGCTACCATAAATAAACCGGAATATTTGCCGCTCAGCAAATTTTTCAGGGCCTGGTATTTCCTGCAGCTAACACAAAATTTTGGAGATATTCCCTATAGCCAGGCTTTACAGGGGGAGCAAAACCAAACCACTCCGGTGTATGATAAGCAAGAAAGCATTTACCTGGCTATCCTTGATGATCTGAAAGCAGCCAACGGCCTCATCACCTCGGGCACACCATCTGTTCAGGGAGATATTATTTACGGCGGTAATATGCAACAGTGGAAAAAAGCCATCAATACTTTGTCGCTGCGGGTACTGATGAGTCTTTCTATTAAGGCAAATAATACCACTTACAATTTTAAACAGCGCTTTGCCGATATTGTAAACAACCCCGCGCAATACCCAATTTTCGGCAGTAATGCCGATAATGCCCAGTTAAAGTTCTATGACCTGGACAATGACCGTTATCCCTATTACAACGATAATAGTATCCAAACCGCTTACTATATGGAGGAAACTTTTGTTGATATGCTTAAACAATTGAAAGACCCGCGCTTGTTTAGCTTTGCTCAAAAGGCTCCCAATCATTCCTCCGCAGCGGATAACGATTTTACGGCTTACGGCGGTATAAAAGGCAGCGATCCTGTTGACGTGAATGCGAAAAGACAGGTAAGTGGTGAGATATCCAGGATCAATCCTCGTTTTTACAGTAATCCAACTAATGAGCCCAGTATAGCCATGGGGTACGGAGAATTGCAGTTTATCCTGGCAGAAGCCGCTGCCCGGGGCTGGATAAGTGGAAGTGCGAATAGTTATTATCAGAATGGTATCCAGGCCTCCATGAGCTTTTATGGCATTGATCAGGCAGGTATAAACAGTTACCTAGCTCAAGCAGCAGTACAATTGAGCGGGGCAGATAACATTCAAAAGATCATCACTCAAAAATACATCGCTTCATTTATGAACAGCGGCTGGCAACCATTTTTTGAAAACCGCCGTACAAGCTTCCCAACCTTTGATGTTTCGGGTGATGGTGTATTGAACAACAAACGGGTACCTAAGCGTTTCCTTTACCCACAAACAGAGTTGCAATTAAACCAGCAAAATGTAAACGATGCTATAAAACGGCAGTTTCCTGGTGGCGATGACATCAATGCAACAACTTGGATCATCCAGCCATAA
- a CDS encoding alkaline phosphatase family protein, which yields MKKTLLILCSALTLSAHAQKVKKAVYIIADGIPADVIEKLDLPNLKNVIKDGKYLRIHVGGDKGTYNETPTISAVGYNSLLTGTWLNKHNVPDNDIKDPNYNYQTIFKLFKEQYPAKKIAVFSSWTDNRTKLIGEGLKQTGNLKMDYKADGFELDTVHFKHKGDYMHRIDEEVVAQASNSIKTVAPDLSWIYLEYTDDMGHAHGDSPEFYDAVKMMDAQIGKVYEAINYRKKKFNEDWLLIITTDHGRSEANGRGHGGQSDRQRNTWLVTNYPNLNQYANVADPGIVDIMPTLARFMNVKLTGDAGREVDGTPLIGAVSVSDVKLNYFQNSIDVSWKSLDTKGNVKIYVTPTNNFKTGGVDNYKLMGEYPVAQRHALLNVKDLPSDFYKVVLEAPDNTVNKWLIITAKK from the coding sequence ATGAAAAAAACATTGCTGATACTTTGTTCGGCGTTAACCCTATCGGCACATGCCCAAAAGGTTAAAAAAGCGGTATATATTATTGCCGACGGCATACCTGCAGATGTTATTGAAAAACTGGATTTGCCAAACCTCAAAAACGTGATCAAAGATGGTAAATATCTCCGGATACATGTGGGCGGTGACAAAGGGACCTATAATGAAACGCCTACTATTTCGGCGGTGGGTTACAACAGTCTGTTAACCGGAACATGGCTTAACAAGCACAACGTACCTGATAACGACATCAAGGATCCAAATTATAACTATCAAACAATTTTTAAGCTGTTTAAAGAACAATATCCCGCGAAAAAAATCGCGGTATTCTCCAGCTGGACAGACAACCGTACTAAACTGATAGGCGAGGGCTTAAAACAAACCGGAAATCTTAAGATGGATTACAAAGCGGATGGCTTTGAGTTAGATACGGTTCATTTTAAGCACAAGGGCGATTATATGCACCGTATTGATGAGGAAGTGGTGGCACAAGCCAGCAACAGCATAAAAACCGTGGCGCCTGATCTGTCCTGGATCTACCTGGAGTACACCGACGACATGGGACATGCACATGGCGACAGTCCGGAATTTTATGATGCGGTAAAGATGATGGATGCACAGATCGGAAAAGTTTATGAAGCGATCAACTATCGCAAGAAGAAATTCAACGAAGACTGGCTGCTGATCATTACCACCGATCATGGCAGAAGCGAAGCTAATGGCAGGGGACACGGCGGGCAGTCAGATCGTCAGCGCAATACCTGGTTGGTGACTAATTATCCTAATCTAAATCAGTACGCCAATGTTGCCGATCCGGGTATCGTGGATATCATGCCTACTTTAGCGAGGTTCATGAATGTGAAACTAACCGGAGATGCAGGTAGGGAAGTTGACGGCACGCCCTTGATCGGAGCCGTTTCCGTAAGTGATGTTAAACTAAATTACTTTCAAAATAGCATCGATGTATCCTGGAAATCATTGGATACCAAAGGAAATGTTAAGATTTATGTTACGCCTACCAACAACTTCAAAACAGGTGGTGTGGATAATTACAAGCTCATGGGCGAATATCCCGTAGCACAACGGCACGCGCTGCTGAATGTAAAAGATCTTCCCTCTGATTTTTATAAAGTGGTACTGGAAGCCCCGGACAATACCGTCAATAAATGGCTAATTATTACTGCGAAAAAATAA
- a CDS encoding sensor histidine kinase, with protein sequence MQISSKDLIFLIGLASVIFLIAPVTLISFVMLHNNRKKRHEKEKAWLKTSFENELLKSQMEVQEQTMQTLAGHLHDNIGQLLSLTTVTLSTIKPDDPELVRKKVDSASQLAKRAIKELRQLSRLIYGQELTRRGLAEAIAFELDYLRTADLHIITFNSNYKSKEGQHDKEIILFRIFQEILNNAVRHAEATTIDVVVHQDEQNLEVKIKDNGKGFVEEEVIKEKSGMGLFNIRKRVALIGGDISIFAQNGTEIKIVVPYP encoded by the coding sequence ATGCAGATATCGTCAAAGGATCTTATTTTCCTCATCGGATTAGCTTCTGTCATTTTCCTGATTGCGCCGGTAACACTCATTAGTTTTGTGATGCTGCACAATAACAGAAAAAAACGACATGAAAAGGAAAAAGCGTGGCTAAAAACCAGCTTTGAAAATGAGCTGCTGAAAAGTCAGATGGAGGTGCAGGAACAAACCATGCAAACCCTGGCCGGTCACCTGCACGACAACATCGGCCAGTTATTAAGTCTGACGACTGTTACACTGAGCACCATTAAACCTGACGATCCTGAGCTTGTACGCAAAAAAGTAGATTCGGCCTCCCAGCTGGCAAAGCGTGCCATTAAGGAACTTCGACAACTTTCCAGGCTGATTTACGGACAGGAACTGACCCGCAGAGGACTTGCCGAAGCCATTGCTTTTGAACTCGATTATTTAAGAACGGCAGACTTGCATATTATTACATTCAACAGTAATTATAAATCTAAAGAAGGGCAGCATGATAAAGAGATTATCTTGTTCCGTATTTTTCAGGAAATACTGAATAATGCCGTGCGCCATGCCGAAGCCACAACCATTGATGTTGTAGTTCATCAGGATGAGCAAAACCTGGAGGTGAAGATAAAAGATAATGGAAAGGGCTTTGTTGAAGAAGAAGTGATAAAGGAGAAGAGCGGGATGGGTTTGTTTAACATTCGTAAACGAGTAGCCCTTATTGGAGGTGATATAAGCATTTTTGCACAAAATGGCACTGAAATTAAAATTGTAGTACCTTACCCATGA
- a CDS encoding response regulator transcription factor: MENKEIRIAVVDDHTLFRQGISSLLLENEEIKIVFDAANGAVMKEKIGKHPLPDVILMDITMPLVNGYEATRWLKQNYPLVKVLALSMFEDDEPIIKMLKCGAGGYILKESNASDLMYAIKTIARHDYFLNDLVSGKLLRSIQDEVKVPDPIADLTANEIRFLELCCSELTYKEIAGKMCLSPHTIDNYRDALFQKLDLRSRTGLVIFALKNGIARY; encoded by the coding sequence ATGGAAAACAAAGAAATCAGAATTGCTGTTGTAGATGACCATACGCTTTTCCGCCAGGGGATCAGCAGCCTGCTTTTGGAAAACGAAGAAATCAAGATCGTGTTCGACGCGGCAAACGGCGCTGTGATGAAGGAGAAAATAGGTAAACACCCATTACCCGATGTGATACTGATGGATATTACCATGCCCTTGGTTAACGGTTATGAGGCTACACGCTGGCTTAAACAAAATTATCCTTTGGTAAAAGTACTTGCCCTGAGCATGTTTGAGGACGATGAGCCGATTATCAAAATGCTGAAATGCGGGGCAGGTGGTTATATCTTAAAAGAATCCAATGCCTCTGACCTGATGTACGCTATTAAAACCATTGCCAGACACGATTATTTTTTAAATGATCTGGTGTCGGGCAAATTGTTGCGCTCTATCCAGGACGAAGTAAAAGTCCCTGACCCCATTGCTGATTTAACTGCTAACGAGATCCGGTTTTTAGAATTGTGCTGCTCCGAACTCACTTATAAAGAGATAGCGGGTAAAATGTGCCTGAGCCCGCATACCATTGACAACTATCGCGATGCCCTGTTCCAAAAACTCGACCTGAGATCGAGAACAGGGTTGGTAATATTTGCGCTAAAAAACGGTATTGCAAGATATTAG
- a CDS encoding acyltransferase: MRFNQESAQDTRQNIAWINNLRLIAMFAVVVLHTASPLLFYHKGNPIQDWLVADIYNALVRFAVPVFVMITGALLLHRDYELGDFLKKRLGRLILPFLFWSTVYVLYRCYNEEFVFTDSIWANIRLILLQFQTGAYYHLWYVYLLIGLYLFIPVIGKFVKQASEKELLYFLGIWFLTVLISKPYLSSFDTAIDLHNFTGYIGYLVLGYYLTYKNFHIRGLVYMTAAAFVMMASIIVLGTHYLLLKNHELSTFFYEPISPFIILLSASAFLTAKHTVVKLSPILNKIIQNAGKLTLGIYFSHALILTLFDLAEINYTLFNPAFSIPVIALSCFLLSWLLVYVMSKIPFIKHLVG, translated from the coding sequence ATGAGGTTTAACCAGGAGAGCGCTCAGGATACGCGGCAAAACATAGCCTGGATAAATAACTTACGATTGATAGCCATGTTTGCAGTGGTGGTATTACACACGGCCTCACCCCTGCTCTTTTATCATAAAGGAAACCCTATACAAGATTGGCTGGTAGCCGACATTTATAATGCGCTGGTACGTTTTGCCGTACCGGTTTTTGTGATGATTACCGGCGCTTTGCTGCTGCACCGGGATTATGAGCTGGGCGATTTCTTGAAGAAAAGGCTTGGCCGACTTATACTTCCTTTCCTTTTTTGGAGTACGGTTTATGTACTTTACCGATGCTACAATGAAGAGTTTGTTTTTACAGACAGTATTTGGGCAAACATCCGGCTAATCTTACTCCAGTTTCAAACCGGTGCCTACTATCACCTCTGGTACGTATATTTGTTGATAGGCTTGTATTTGTTTATACCCGTCATAGGCAAATTTGTAAAGCAGGCATCAGAAAAAGAGCTGTTATATTTTCTTGGTATTTGGTTTTTAACGGTGCTGATCAGCAAGCCTTATTTAAGTAGCTTCGATACTGCTATCGACCTTCATAATTTTACAGGATATATTGGATACCTGGTGCTTGGTTATTATCTTACTTATAAAAATTTTCATATTCGTGGCTTGGTTTATATGACTGCAGCGGCATTCGTTATGATGGCGTCAATCATCGTTCTGGGCACTCATTACCTACTGCTAAAAAATCATGAATTAAGCACTTTTTTTTATGAGCCAATAAGTCCATTTATTATCCTGCTTTCGGCAAGTGCGTTTTTAACTGCTAAGCACACAGTGGTCAAATTGAGCCCTATACTGAATAAAATAATCCAAAATGCAGGAAAACTCACTTTGGGGATCTATTTTAGTCATGCATTAATATTAACTCTTTTTGACCTGGCCGAAATTAATTACACTCTTTTTAATCCAGCATTTAGTATCCCTGTTATAGCTTTGTCATGTTTTTTACTATCCTGGCTTTTAGTATACGTAATGAGTAAAATACCGTTCATAAAACATCTTGTTGGATAG
- a CDS encoding winged helix-turn-helix transcriptional regulator, producing the protein MAGRKQNSTYTRNEICVIDCDLTYAVHKLGGRWKLLIMDKLCTKKRRFNEIKKEFSYISERMLTLQLRALEEDGLVKRTVFAEVPPRVEYELTEMALELGPILKQLSDWGGKQRNLIKKD; encoded by the coding sequence ATGGCCGGAAGAAAGCAAAACTCAACCTATACCCGTAATGAAATATGTGTAATTGATTGTGATCTTACTTATGCGGTTCATAAGCTTGGGGGTCGATGGAAATTATTGATAATGGACAAGTTGTGCACCAAAAAACGAAGGTTTAACGAGATTAAAAAAGAGTTTTCTTATATATCAGAACGTATGCTAACCCTTCAATTAAGAGCTCTGGAAGAGGATGGCCTGGTTAAACGGACTGTTTTTGCCGAAGTGCCACCGAGGGTAGAATATGAACTCACCGAAATGGCTCTTGAACTGGGCCCCATCCTGAAACAATTAAGTGACTGGGGTGGCAAACAGCGGAACCTAATAAAGAAAGACTAA
- a CDS encoding SDR family NAD(P)-dependent oxidoreductase → MDLYLKGKTAVVTGASQGLGRAIAKELAIEGVKVLATARNEELLKSLQEEVVAAGGVEPVIFIQDFVAPDGPQKIAAAALLSLGHIDILINNTGRSQPLDVIGSDEAWSESMTMDFDRHRQLTQQLLPHFIERKQGSILNITSTYELRSINVSAVAKASIVMWSKQLSGQLGKYGIRINCLQPGLLDTANVRRGFTAEARKEFAAREIPLGDFGEPQDIANMATFLVSPRAKYITGTVGVVDGGMRHYAF, encoded by the coding sequence ATGGATCTGTATTTAAAAGGAAAAACCGCGGTAGTAACCGGCGCCAGCCAGGGCCTTGGGCGGGCAATTGCCAAAGAATTGGCTATAGAGGGTGTAAAAGTATTGGCCACCGCCCGCAATGAGGAATTACTAAAAAGTCTGCAGGAAGAAGTAGTAGCTGCAGGAGGTGTAGAGCCGGTTATATTTATACAAGATTTTGTTGCCCCCGATGGGCCTCAGAAAATCGCGGCGGCAGCTTTATTAAGCCTGGGTCATATTGATATACTGATCAATAATACCGGTCGAAGCCAGCCACTGGATGTTATTGGATCAGATGAAGCCTGGAGCGAGTCGATGACGATGGATTTTGACCGCCACAGACAATTGACCCAACAATTGTTACCGCATTTTATAGAGCGCAAGCAAGGTTCAATTTTGAACATCACCAGTACTTATGAGCTGCGCTCGATAAATGTTTCGGCAGTAGCCAAAGCAAGCATAGTAATGTGGTCAAAACAATTGTCTGGACAATTAGGTAAATACGGTATCAGGATCAATTGCCTGCAGCCTGGTCTTTTGGATACGGCCAATGTGCGCCGCGGCTTTACCGCCGAAGCACGCAAGGAATTTGCTGCCCGCGAAATCCCTCTGGGTGATTTTGGCGAACCGCAGGATATAGCCAATATGGCCACCTTCCTGGTATCGCCCCGGGCAAAATACATCACCGGTACAGTCGGGGTAGTGGATGGCGGGATGCGTCACTATGCTTTCTGA